From a region of the Candidatus Atribacteria bacterium ADurb.Bin276 genome:
- the dppA_3 gene encoding D-aminopeptidase, translating to MKIILLADLEGVSGVVDNEQQAKPGAPLYQEAREYLLSDVNAVIEGALDGGATEITIFDMHYYGLNLNLSKIHPQTWVFMGKPRKIYPLLKEVYQKADGFMMVGFHAMAQTPGGLLTHTYDHSIKSLYLNGILMGEIGMEAAIAGFYGVPLIFVAGDSKGTEETESLLGDIPTVTVKWAVNEHSALCLPIEVTHNEIRKTAKESLEKITEFKPYVLEPPYHIEVDFFLPEKAEKMEKLAGVARIDELTVQAQGDDLPLLWEEFIGFCQNYQ from the coding sequence TTGAAAATAATCCTATTAGCTGATCTGGAGGGCGTTTCTGGAGTAGTAGATAACGAGCAGCAGGCTAAACCTGGAGCTCCCCTTTACCAGGAAGCGAGAGAATATCTGTTATCCGACGTCAATGCCGTCATTGAAGGAGCGTTAGATGGAGGAGCTACCGAGATAACCATCTTTGATATGCACTACTATGGTTTAAATCTCAATCTGAGCAAAATACATCCTCAAACCTGGGTTTTTATGGGAAAACCGCGGAAGATTTATCCTCTTTTAAAAGAAGTATATCAAAAGGCCGATGGTTTTATGATGGTCGGATTTCATGCTATGGCACAAACTCCGGGAGGTTTATTGACTCACACTTATGACCATTCTATCAAGAGTCTTTACCTCAATGGAATTCTGATGGGAGAAATTGGCATGGAGGCAGCAATTGCTGGTTTTTATGGAGTACCGTTAATTTTTGTTGCTGGTGATTCGAAAGGGACGGAAGAGACCGAAAGCCTTCTGGGTGACATTCCCACCGTTACGGTCAAATGGGCTGTCAACGAGCACAGTGCCTTATGTCTTCCTATTGAAGTGACTCATAATGAGATCAGGAAAACTGCGAAAGAATCATTGGAAAAAATCACAGAATTCAAACCTTATGTTCTTGAACCACCCTATCATATCGAAGTAGATTTTTTCCTTCCCGAGAAAGCCGAAAAAATGGAGAAACTCGCTGGTGTTGCAAGAATCGATGAATTAACCGTTCAAGCCCAGGGAGACGACCTTCCTCTTCTTTGGGAAGAATTCATCGGCTTCTGTCAGAATTACCAATAA
- a CDS encoding UDP-glucose 4-epimerase, whose protein sequence is MSVLVTGGNGLLSSWIVYYLAQKGKRIISVDLKPRTFDYLEEFKDQINFIQGDVLEWSQILPIFHSKENEIEGIIHTPAEMASPRYWNNPYRSTYLNVVGTLNLLEFARLYQVPKFLYVSSGAVYGEVKDSPSELTHPVNPSDLYGAGKVGSEYISLQYGNHYQIDVRVIRPYFFFGPGLLPSEMNPLFRNLLGSMEGLDNLQLEKGRDQSLGFTYVKDTALGAVLAYETEHPEHRVFNIATDEVTSFPELARLAQKYSDQPRKVTLGEGKLFPRGETLDISLAMKELGYTPQYRMEKAVAEYSEWIHKQLRSKKTVLDYK, encoded by the coding sequence ATGTCGGTTCTTGTTACTGGAGGAAACGGGCTTTTAAGCTCCTGGATCGTCTATTATTTAGCTCAAAAGGGGAAAAGAATTATTTCAGTCGATCTTAAACCACGTACCTTTGACTACCTGGAAGAATTTAAAGACCAAATTAACTTTATTCAGGGCGATGTACTGGAATGGTCCCAAATTTTACCAATATTTCATTCTAAAGAAAATGAAATTGAAGGTATCATCCATACTCCGGCAGAGATGGCTTCTCCCCGATACTGGAACAATCCTTATCGCAGCACCTATTTGAATGTGGTAGGAACACTCAACCTGCTGGAATTTGCTCGCCTCTACCAGGTCCCAAAATTTCTTTATGTTAGTTCTGGGGCGGTTTATGGAGAGGTCAAAGATTCACCATCAGAACTCACTCATCCGGTTAATCCCTCCGATCTCTACGGAGCTGGAAAAGTTGGCTCAGAATATATATCTCTTCAATATGGAAACCACTACCAAATTGATGTTCGAGTGATTCGTCCTTATTTTTTCTTTGGACCAGGGCTTCTCCCTTCGGAAATGAATCCGTTATTCAGAAATCTTTTGGGCTCAATGGAAGGATTGGATAATCTTCAGTTGGAAAAGGGTCGAGACCAAAGTCTTGGTTTTACCTACGTGAAAGATACCGCCCTGGGAGCAGTGTTGGCTTATGAGACAGAACATCCCGAACATCGAGTTTTCAATATAGCCACTGATGAAGTAACCAGCTTTCCGGAATTAGCCCGGTTAGCTCAGAAATACAGTGATCAACCTCGAAAAGTAACGCTTGGTGAAGGCAAACTCTTCCCTCGCGGTGAAACTCTCGATATATCTTTGGCCATGAAAGAGCTGGGTTATACACCTCAATATCGGATGGAGAAAGCAGTTGCAGAATACTCCGAATGGATTCATAAACAACTTCGTTCTAAAAAAACAGTTCTAGATTATAAGTAA